One segment of Niveibacterium microcysteis DNA contains the following:
- a CDS encoding DUF695 domain-containing protein, giving the protein MTSKAEGGWQILERLGPNNPEIVRVVRRLPESAVRARFPVLLEVRWGYRSLPNGLPIEAELIYARTLYAELGKIVGQNGIHAMTRTGDGGRTIYYYIASADPIRDSVRRFFDAQPPISVSVSARADPDWRVVKQVLNETIE; this is encoded by the coding sequence ATGACATCCAAAGCCGAAGGAGGTTGGCAGATACTAGAAAGGCTTGGGCCTAACAACCCCGAGATAGTTAGAGTCGTGCGAAGGCTTCCAGAATCGGCCGTGCGAGCCCGCTTTCCAGTTCTCTTGGAGGTCCGCTGGGGCTACAGATCCTTGCCCAATGGCCTACCTATCGAGGCTGAATTGATTTACGCCAGAACGCTCTACGCTGAGCTCGGAAAGATAGTCGGACAAAATGGGATTCATGCAATGACACGTACGGGCGACGGCGGCCGGACAATCTATTACTACATCGCGAGCGCCGATCCGATTCGCGATTCAGTTAGAAGGTTCTTCGATGCCCAACCACCAATCTCAGTTAGCGTCTCTGCCAGGGCAGATCCAGACTGGAGAGTCGTGAAACAGGTGCTCAATGAAACCATCGAATAG